From the genome of Agrococcus sp. ARC_14:
GTGCTGGAGGAGGAGCCGACGGTGCGCGAGCCGCGCGAGCCTCAGGCGCTGCCCGTCTCGCGCGGCCAGATCGACTTCGACGACGTCGAGTTCTCGTACGACAACGGCAAGACGGTGCTGCCCGACTTCGCGCTGCACATCCCCTCTGGGCAGACGATCGCGCTGGTCGGCACCACGGGCGCAGGCAAGTCGACGCTCGCGAAGCTGATCTCGCGCTTCTACGACCCGACGAATGGCTCCGTGCAGCTCGACGGGGTCGACCTGCGCCAGCTGGCGAACGACGACCTGCGCCGGGCGGTGGTGATGGTGACGCAGGAGGCCTACCTCTTCTCGGGCACCGTCGCCGACAACATCGCGCTCGGCCGCCCGGGCGCGAGCCCAGACGAGATCGAGGGGGCCGCGCGGGCGGTCGGCGCGCACGAGTTCATCACGGCGCTGCCCGATGGCTATGACACCGACGTCGCCAAGCGCGGCGGCCGCGTGAGCGCGGGGCAGCGGCAGCTGCTCTCGTTCGCCCGCGCGTTCCTCGCCGACCCGCGCGTGCTCATCCTCGATGAGGCGACCGCGTCGCTCGACATCCCGTCGGAGCGGCTGGTGCAGGAGGGTCTGACGACGCTGCTGGCAGACCGCACGGCGATCATCATCGCCCACCGGCTCTCGACGGTCGCGATCGCCGACAGGGTGCTCGTGATGGAGCACGGCCGCATCATCGAGGACGGCAGCCCCGAAGAGCTCATCGCACAGGGTGGCAAGTTCGCCTCGCTCCACAGGGCGTGGCGGGAGTCGCTGGTCTGACAGGAGTCCCCCGTCCGACGGGGTGCTGGCCGCACGTCAGCGCATCGAGACGGCCTCGCAGCGTCTCGATGCGCGGCCACCGGCCGCCGCCCGACGAACGCGCGTCGCGCGTCAGATCGCCTTGCGCCCGATCGCCTCGCCGTACTCGTTCTCGCCCGTGACCTCGAAGCCGACGGCCTGGAAGAAGTTGCCCGGCCCGAGCTCGCCCTTCTCCCACACGGCGTAGATGCTGTCGAAGCCGAGGCGCTGTGCCTCCGCCGCGACCTGGTCGACCATGAACGTGCCGACGCCCTTGCGCTGCGCGGTGCCCGCGACGTACATGCGGAGGATGCTGGAGCGGTACTCGACGTGGTCGACCTCTGGGTCGAAGTTCGCCATCACGAACGCGACCGGCTCGTCGCCGTCAAAGATGACGCGCTGCCACGCGCTCTGCGTGTTGACGAACTCCTCGAGGCGGGCGTTGCCCGCGAGGAAGGCCTCCTGGCCTCGCTTCAGCGTCATGCCGTTGGCCGCCACGACGTTCGCGGCTGACAGCTCTTCGAGGCGCAGAGTCTCCATGCGCACACCGTACCAGCGCCCGCCCCGCCGCCACATAGGAGCGGGCTGAGGCTGCGCGTCAGCCGATCGGAGTGATGCGGATGCCTGCGGCGAGGTCTGCGGGATCGGCGATCGAGCCCGCCTGGGGCGACAGCACTGCGGCACTCGACCACGCGGTCGCACGCGCCAGCTGCTCCTCGAGCGTCGCACCCTCGGCGATCGCCTGGGCCAGGGCCGCCACGGCAGCATCGCCGGCGCCGGTGGGGTTGCCGTCGAGCACGCGGCCGATCTGCGCGTGCCAGGCACGGCCGTCCGGCTGCACCGCGAGCATGCCCTCGATGTCGAGCGAGGCGAAGACGGTGCCGGTGCCGGATGCCGCCAGCCTGCGCGCGGCGTCGAGCGGATCCGAGCCGCCCATGGCGTCGAGGAGCTCGTGCCGGTTGGGCTTGACCGCGGTGGCACCCGCCGCCATCGCCTGCCGCAGCTGCTCGCCGCCGACGTCGACGATCACGGGCTTGCCGGCCGCGGCGGCGACCTCGACGACGCTCGCGCAGAAGCCGCCGGGCGTCTGTGGCGGGAGCGAGCCGGAGGAGACGACGACGCGTGCTGCCGGCGCCTCGGCGCGCACGACCTCGAGCAGCCTGCTCCAGTCGTCCGGCGAGATCGCGCTGCCGCGCTCGTTGAGGTTGGTGGTGCCTGCCGGCGTGACGATCGCGGTGGTGCGGCGGGTCGGCGACTCGACCTCGATGAGGCGGTGCGCGATCTCGGAGCGGTCGAGGTCATGCACGAACAGCACCCGCACCGGGCCGCCGATCGGCGCGATCACGATCGCGGGCTCGTGGTGCTGATGCAGCACGCGCGCGACGTTGACGCCCTTGCCGCCAGCACGCGCGAGACCGGTCTCGACGCGGTGGCTGGTGCCGATCCGCAGCTCGTCCATCGTGTAGGTGATGTCGATCGCGGGATTCGTCGTGAGGCACAGGATCGGCGCTGCTGCGCGCGGATCGCCCGTGGCTGTGCCCATCGTGCTCCCTCCGCGCCGGCCTGCGACGATCCTCCCGCATCCGCTGGACGCGCGCGACCGCAGCGGCGTGCACGAGCCATCGTTACGGTTTCGTGACCCCAGCGGTCTTGTGGAATGTTTGTTTGGAAGGTGTACTAACAAACATGACGGGGTTGATGACGACGCAGTCGAGAGCACGGCGGGATGCGGCCATCGCATTGCCGCACGACGCGTTCGCGATGGGTGCGCGGCGACGTGCGAAGGTGCTGCCGGAGCACGCCAGGGCCCACAACCGCACCCTCGTGCTGCAGACGCTGCTCGATGCAGGGCCCAGCTCGCGTGCCGACCTCGCCAGGGCCACGATGCTCACGCGAGTCACGGTCTCCGACCTCGTCGCCGAGCTGCTGCGCGAAGGGCTGCTGGTCGAGCTCGGCCCGAGCGAGGCCGCGCGGCCCGGCAAGCCCGCGACGCTGCTCGACCTCGCCCACGAGCGCTTCGAGCTGATCGCCCTCGACCTCTCGGAGCCGCACCGGTTCCGGGGTGCGGTGGTGCGTCTCGACGGCACGGTCGCCGAGCGGCTCGAGCGCGAGATCGGCGAGGCGGTGGGGGATGCCGCCCTCGAGCACGCGATCGAGCTCGGCCGGGCGCTGGTCGCCCGCGCACAGCGCACGGTGCTCGGCATCGGCGTCGGCACCCCCGGCATCGTCGACGCGGACGGTGTCGTGCACCAGGCACCCAACCTCGGCTGGCACGAGCTGCCGATGCGCGAGCGCCTCGCGGAGGCCCTCGCGCTGCCGGTGCACGTGGCGAACGACGCGAACATCGCGCTGCTTGCCGAGCTCTCGAGCTCCGGTGCCGAGACGCTGCTCGTCGTGCGCATCGGCCTCGGTGTCGGCGCCGGCGTCGCGATCGCCGGCATGCCGGTGCGGGGCGACCGCTCTGCGGCCGGCGAGATCGGCCACGTGACCATCGGCACCGACGGCGGCCCGCGCTGCGCGTGCGGGCGCGACGGCTGCCTGGAGGCCTGGCTGTCGGCTCCGCGGCTGCGCGCCGCGATCGAGGAGGCGGGGCCCGCGGAGCGGGAGCGCGTGCTCGAGGAGGCAGGGCGTCGGCTCGGCATCGCTGTCGCGCCGATCGTCGGCGCGATCGACGTGCGCCGCATCGTCATGAGCGGGCCTGCAGATCTGGTCGCCGGCACGCTGCTCGACGCCGCGGCGACCACGCTGCGCGAGCGCACGCTCGACGAAGGCGACGGCATCGTCGTCGCGATGACCGAGCACGGCGACGACGTCGTCGTGCGGGGCGCAGCATTGCTCGTGCGCGCCGGAGAGCTCGGGGTCTCGTAGCCCCGGAACGCGCGGCGACGCCGGTCGCCGCGGCACAGGAGAGGAACCATCCATGAAGAACAAGGCGATCGCGGCGCTCGGCGTCGTGGGAGTGCTCGCCATCACGGGCTGCAGTGCCGCAGCCGGTGACGAAGAGCCCAGCGAATCGGCCGAGAGCGCAGAGCTGCGCGTCTGGCTGGTCGGTACGGACACGCCGGAGGCAGCCCGCCAGCTGCTCATCGACACCTTCGAGGCCGACCACCCCGGTTCGACCCTGGTGATCGAGGAGCAGTCCTGGGACGGACTCGTCGACCGGCTCACCACCGCGCTGTCGGGCTCCGACAGCCCTGACATCGTCGAGATCGGCAACACCCAGGCACCCGCGTTCACCACCGCGGGCGCATTCCTGGATCTGACCGAGCACGCCGAGCAGCTGCATGCCGACGACCTGCTGCCGGGCTTCATCGACATCGGCACACTCGACGGCAGCCTCTACGCCCCGCCGCTCTACTCCGGTTCGCGCCTGGTGTTCTACGACACGGCCGTGTACGAGGAGGCGGGCCTCGAGGTGCCGACCACGCTCGACGAGTACGTCTCCAACGCCGTCACGCTCGCCGAGGCGAACCCGGATGCCTCCGGGCTGTGGTGGCCCGGCCAGGACTGGTACAACGCGCTGCCCTTCGTCTGGGAGCACGGCGGCGAGATCGCAGTGCCCGAGGGCGAGGGCTGGGACGCGCAGCTCTCGAGCGACGCCTCGATCGCTGGCCTCGAGCAGGTGCAGCAGGTGATGCAGGAGGCATCCCGTGCGCCCGTCGACGGCAACGAGACCAACCCGCAGGTCGGCTACTGCGACGGCACCAGCCTGCAGATCTCGGCGCCCAGCTGGGTGCAGTGGTCGATCCTGGCACCCGCCGACGCCGAGGCGCCCGGCTGCCCGGATGCCGAGGAGACGCTCGGCGTCTACGCCATGCCCGGCATGGATGGCGGCGCGGCACAGGTCTTCGCCGGCGGCTCGAACATCGCGATCTCCGCGGGGACCGAGCACCCGGAGCTGGCCGTCGACGCGCTCTCGATCATCCTGGGCGACGAGTTCCAGACCGTCTACGGCGAGAACGGCCTCGTGCCGGCACGTGTGTCGCTCGCGAGCACGCTCGGCACCGACGCGGTCGCGGAGGCGTCCAGCGAGGCAGCCGCCAGCGCGCGCCTGACGCCTGCATCGCCTCGCTGGGCCGATGTCGAGGCGGCTGGCCTGCTGCAGGATCTGTTCGTCAACATCGCGCAGGGCGGCGACGTCCGCGCACTCGCCGAGCAGGCGGATGCCGACATCGAATCCATCCTGAACGGCTGATCCGCACCGGTCGCGGCCGACGCATCCGTGTCGGCCGCGACCGCCGTGCCATGACCGAACCCGCGGAGTGAGATCCGCCGATCGCCCCGAGGAGGACGGCGATGCTCGAAGTCGAGACCGTGGTCGCGCCGGCCCGCCCGCCGCGCGCACCGCGAGCCAGGAGGCGCGCCGGCGCCCTGCCACTGCTGCTGCTCGCGCCCGCGACCGCCGTCGTCGCCGCCGTGATCGGCTGGCCGCTCGTGCAGCTGGCGCTGCTGTCGTTCCAGGAGTTCGGGCGTGCGCAGGTGTTCGGGCAGCCCGCCGAATGGGTCTGGCTCGACAACTACATCGCAGTGCTGGGCGATGGCGTGTTCTGGGCGGTGCTCTGGCGCACCGTGGCCTTCGCGGCAGTCTGCGTCGTCAGCACGATGCTGCTGGGCATCGGGCTCGCGCTGCTCATGCAGCGGCTGCCGAAGCCGTTCCGCATCCTCATGAGCGTCGGGCTGCTGCTCGCCTGGGCGATGCCGGCGCTCACCGCGACGATCGTGTGGGGGTGGATGTTCGACACCGACTACGGAGTCGTGAACGGGATGCTGCGCGACGTGCTCGGGCTGGCCGACTTCGATCGCCGGTCGTGGCTGATCGACCCGCTGGGCTTCTTCACGGTGGCCACGATCGTGATCGTCTGGGGCGCGGTGCCGTTCGTCGCGTTCATGGTGTTCGCCGGCCTCACGCAGGTGCCGGAGGAGCAGATGGAGGCCGCCGCGCTCGACGGCGCGGGCCCGGTGAAGCGCTTCTCGGCCATCGTGCTCCCGCAGCTGGCACCCATCCTCGTCATCGCCACGATCCTGCAGCTGATCTGGGACCTGCGGGTGTTCACGCAGATCTTCGCTCTGCAGGACATCGGCGGCATCCGGGCTGAGACCTCGACGCTCGGGGTGTACATCTACCAGACCGCGATCTCCGGCGGCGACTTCGGCACCGGCGGCGCGCTCGCCATGATCACGATGCTCGTCATCATGCTGATCGCCTTCCCGCTCATGCGCCGGATGCTCAGGAGCGAGTCGTGAGGCGTTCGCCGCGGCGCCGCATCGCGACGGCGCTGTGGTGCGCGGTGGCGGTCTTCGTCTTCGTCTGCTCCACCTTCCCCGTCTACTGGATGATCAAGACATCCCTCACCCCCAACAACGAGGTGCGCAGCCGCGACCTGGAGCTGTGGCCGGCGAACCTGACGCTGCGCAACTACGAGACCGTGCTGTTCGATCCGGGCAGGACGCCGTTCCTGCCGGCGCTCAGCATGTCGCTGGTGGTGACGCTCGCGACCGTGCTGATCGCGGCGGTGCTGGCCTTCTTCGCGGCCGTCGCGATCTCGCGCTTCCGCTTCCGCAGCCGCACGGGCTTCATCGTGGCGGTCATCGCCATCCAGATGCTGCCGCTCGAGGCGATGATGGTCTCGCTCTACCGGGTGCTCGACAGCTGGCAGCTGCTCAACACCGCCATGGCGCTCATCCTCGTCTACGTGGCGACCGTGCTGCCCTTCACGATCTGGACGCTGCGCGGCTTCGTCGACGGCGTGCCGATCGAGCTCGAGGAGGCGGCCATGATCGACGGCTGCTCCCGCGTCGGCGCGTTCTTCCGGGTCACGTTCCCGCTGCTCGCGCCAGGGCTCGTCGCCACCGGCGTGTTCGCCTTCATCCAGGCGTGGAACGAGTTCCTCATCGCCCTGATCGTCAACACCCGGCCGGATCTCATGACCCTGCCGGTGTGGCTGCGCACCTTCCTCACCCTCAACGGCACCACCAACTGGGCGGCGATCATGGCAGGCTCGACCCTCATGGCCATCCCGGTCGTGATCTTCTTCCTCATCATCCAGGGCCGGATGGCCACCGGCATGGCGGCGGGGGCGGTGAAGGGATGAGCATGCTCGCAGACGCACGGGCCACGCTGATGCCAGGCTTCACCGGCACGACGCTGCCCTCCTGGATGGCCGCGCTGCTCGCCGACGGCCTCGTCTCCTGCTGCCTCTACGGCGAGAACGTGGTCGACCCCGCGCAGCTGCGGGGGCTGACGGATGCGATGCGCGCGGTGCGCGCGGATGTCATGGTCGCGCTCGACGAGGAGGGCGGCGACGTCACGCGCGTGCACTACGCCACCGGTTCGCCGTTCCCCGGCGCCGCCGTGCTGGGCCGCGCGGACGACCTCGAGTGGACGCGGACGGTCGGCGAGCGAGTCGGCGAGCACGTGCGCGCGATCGGCGGCACTCTCACCTTCGGGCCGGTCGCCGACGTCAACGTCGACCCCGACAACCCGGTCATCGGGGTGCGCAGCATGGGCGCGGATGCCGCGCTGACCGCACGCCATGTGGCCGCCTGGGTCGACGGCGTGCAGCGCACGGGCGTCGCGGCGAGCGCGAAGCACTTCCCGGGGCACGGCGACACGGCCGTCGACTCGCACGTGGGCCTGCCCGTCGTGCACGCCGATCTCGAGACGCTCCGCCGCCGCGAGCTGGCACCGTTCCGCGCCGCAATCGAAGCCGGCGTCGCCTCCATCATGACCTCCCACATCGTCGTGCCTGCGCTCGACAGCGTGCCGGCCACGCACTCGCGGGCGATCCTCACCGAGCTGCTGCGCGGCGAGCTGGGCTTCACAGGCGTCATCGTCTCCGACGCGCTCGACATGGTGGGAGCGAGCGGCGCCATCGGCATCCCGGAGGCCGCCGTGCGCGCGCTCGACGCCGGCTGCGACCTGCTCTGCCTCGGCACCGCGACCGGGCCGGAGGGGATCGCGGCCATCGAGCGCGCCGTGCTCGAGGCGATCGACAGCGGCAGGCTCGACGCGGCGCGCGTGCGCGACGCGGCCGAGCGCACGCGCGCGCTCGCCGCTGCCCATGCGGCGCCCATGCCGCTGACCGCGATCGGCGGAGCGAGCGACGACGACCTGGCGCGCATCCGCTCGACGTTCCTCGTGCGCGAGCGGGCGCAGCGGTGGCTGGCCGCGGGGCACCGTGCACCGGCTGTCGTGCGGCTCGAGCGGGCCGCGAACATCGCTGCGGGGGCTGTGCCGTGGGATCCCTTCGAGGGGTCGATCGTGGTCGAGCCGGGTGCCGTGCCGGAGCTCGCGCCGGGCCCCGTGATCGTGGTCGGCAAGGATCTCGCGCGTGGGCCGGAGGCCGACGCGACCATCGGCCCGCTGCGCGAGCAGCACGACGTGCTCGTGATCGACATGGGCTGGTCGAACGGCGACGGCGCAGACATCGCCACCTTCGGCGCCTCGCGCGCGTGCGGGCTGGCGCTGCGCGGGATGCTGGCTCGATGAGCTCGCTCGGCATCGACATCGGCGGCACGAAGACGGTGGCCGTGCTGCTCGAGCGTGGCGCAGTGCTCGCCTCGCACCAGGTCGCGACGCGACGCGGGGCGGGTGCGGTGGGATCGGCGGTCGAGGCGGCCGAGCACGTGCTCGTCGCGACCGGCACCGAGGTCGCGTCGCTCGAGGGCGCGGGGCTGGGCGTGCCAGGCATCGTCGGCGACGACCGCACGAGCGTGCGCAGCGCCGTCAACCTCGGCATCGACGCGCTCGACATCGGCGCGGCCGTCGGCGGCAGGCTGGGGATGCGCATCACGGTCGACAATGACGTGCGAGCGGCCGTGCTCGGGGCGAGGCACCTGCTCGGGGAGCGCGCGGAGGCCGTGGCCTTCGTCGGGCTCGGCACCGGCATCGCCGCCGGCATCGCGCTCGGCGACCGGGTGCTGCGCGGCGCGAGCGGCGCGGCGGGCGAGATCGGGCACATACCGGTGCCCGGCGCGGTCGAGACCTGCCGCTGCGGCCAGCTCGGCTGCCTCGAGACGATCGCGGCGGG
Proteins encoded in this window:
- a CDS encoding sugar ABC transporter permease, with protein sequence MLEVETVVAPARPPRAPRARRRAGALPLLLLAPATAVVAAVIGWPLVQLALLSFQEFGRAQVFGQPAEWVWLDNYIAVLGDGVFWAVLWRTVAFAAVCVVSTMLLGIGLALLMQRLPKPFRILMSVGLLLAWAMPALTATIVWGWMFDTDYGVVNGMLRDVLGLADFDRRSWLIDPLGFFTVATIVIVWGAVPFVAFMVFAGLTQVPEEQMEAAALDGAGPVKRFSAIVLPQLAPILVIATILQLIWDLRVFTQIFALQDIGGIRAETSTLGVYIYQTAISGGDFGTGGALAMITMLVIMLIAFPLMRRMLRSES
- a CDS encoding glycoside hydrolase family 3 N-terminal domain-containing protein, with protein sequence MLADARATLMPGFTGTTLPSWMAALLADGLVSCCLYGENVVDPAQLRGLTDAMRAVRADVMVALDEEGGDVTRVHYATGSPFPGAAVLGRADDLEWTRTVGERVGEHVRAIGGTLTFGPVADVNVDPDNPVIGVRSMGADAALTARHVAAWVDGVQRTGVAASAKHFPGHGDTAVDSHVGLPVVHADLETLRRRELAPFRAAIEAGVASIMTSHIVVPALDSVPATHSRAILTELLRGELGFTGVIVSDALDMVGASGAIGIPEAAVRALDAGCDLLCLGTATGPEGIAAIERAVLEAIDSGRLDAARVRDAAERTRALAAAHAAPMPLTAIGGASDDDLARIRSTFLVRERAQRWLAAGHRAPAVVRLERAANIAAGAVPWDPFEGSIVVEPGAVPELAPGPVIVVGKDLARGPEADATIGPLREQHDVLVIDMGWSNGDGADIATFGASRACGLALRGMLAR
- a CDS encoding carbohydrate ABC transporter permease, with protein sequence MRRSPRRRIATALWCAVAVFVFVCSTFPVYWMIKTSLTPNNEVRSRDLELWPANLTLRNYETVLFDPGRTPFLPALSMSLVVTLATVLIAAVLAFFAAVAISRFRFRSRTGFIVAVIAIQMLPLEAMMVSLYRVLDSWQLLNTAMALILVYVATVLPFTIWTLRGFVDGVPIELEEAAMIDGCSRVGAFFRVTFPLLAPGLVATGVFAFIQAWNEFLIALIVNTRPDLMTLPVWLRTFLTLNGTTNWAAIMAGSTLMAIPVVIFFLIIQGRMATGMAAGAVKG
- a CDS encoding ROK family transcriptional regulator → MTGLMTTQSRARRDAAIALPHDAFAMGARRRAKVLPEHARAHNRTLVLQTLLDAGPSSRADLARATMLTRVTVSDLVAELLREGLLVELGPSEAARPGKPATLLDLAHERFELIALDLSEPHRFRGAVVRLDGTVAERLEREIGEAVGDAALEHAIELGRALVARAQRTVLGIGVGTPGIVDADGVVHQAPNLGWHELPMRERLAEALALPVHVANDANIALLAELSSSGAETLLVVRIGLGVGAGVAIAGMPVRGDRSAAGEIGHVTIGTDGGPRCACGRDGCLEAWLSAPRLRAAIEEAGPAERERVLEEAGRRLGIAVAPIVGAIDVRRIVMSGPADLVAGTLLDAAATTLRERTLDEGDGIVVAMTEHGDDVVVRGAALLVRAGELGVS
- a CDS encoding GNAT family N-acetyltransferase, producing METLRLEELSAANVVAANGMTLKRGQEAFLAGNARLEEFVNTQSAWQRVIFDGDEPVAFVMANFDPEVDHVEYRSSILRMYVAGTAQRKGVGTFMVDQVAAEAQRLGFDSIYAVWEKGELGPGNFFQAVGFEVTGENEYGEAIGRKAI
- a CDS encoding ROK family protein; this encodes MSSLGIDIGGTKTVAVLLERGAVLASHQVATRRGAGAVGSAVEAAEHVLVATGTEVASLEGAGLGVPGIVGDDRTSVRSAVNLGIDALDIGAAVGGRLGMRITVDNDVRAAVLGARHLLGERAEAVAFVGLGTGIAAGIALGDRVLRGASGAAGEIGHIPVPGAVETCRCGQLGCLETIAAGWAIARRWDGPVPAASMLAAARAGDERGMREWDDFTGALAHAIRSLVLTTGVDAVLIGGGVSGLGAPLLDGLCDRLAGWAADSALLRALDVPGRIRLLPEGAQPAAVGAAILGLG
- a CDS encoding hexose kinase; translated protein: MGTATGDPRAAAPILCLTTNPAIDITYTMDELRIGTSHRVETGLARAGGKGVNVARVLHQHHEPAIVIAPIGGPVRVLFVHDLDRSEIAHRLIEVESPTRRTTAIVTPAGTTNLNERGSAISPDDWSRLLEVVRAEAPAARVVVSSGSLPPQTPGGFCASVVEVAAAAGKPVIVDVGGEQLRQAMAAGATAVKPNRHELLDAMGGSDPLDAARRLAASGTGTVFASLDIEGMLAVQPDGRAWHAQIGRVLDGNPTGAGDAAVAALAQAIAEGATLEEQLARATAWSSAAVLSPQAGSIADPADLAAGIRITPIG
- a CDS encoding extracellular solute-binding protein, with amino-acid sequence MKNKAIAALGVVGVLAITGCSAAAGDEEPSESAESAELRVWLVGTDTPEAARQLLIDTFEADHPGSTLVIEEQSWDGLVDRLTTALSGSDSPDIVEIGNTQAPAFTTAGAFLDLTEHAEQLHADDLLPGFIDIGTLDGSLYAPPLYSGSRLVFYDTAVYEEAGLEVPTTLDEYVSNAVTLAEANPDASGLWWPGQDWYNALPFVWEHGGEIAVPEGEGWDAQLSSDASIAGLEQVQQVMQEASRAPVDGNETNPQVGYCDGTSLQISAPSWVQWSILAPADAEAPGCPDAEETLGVYAMPGMDGGAAQVFAGGSNIAISAGTEHPELAVDALSIILGDEFQTVYGENGLVPARVSLASTLGTDAVAEASSEAAASARLTPASPRWADVEAAGLLQDLFVNIAQGGDVRALAEQADADIESILNG